The proteins below are encoded in one region of Amycolatopsis magusensis:
- the purU gene encoding formyltetrahydrofolate deformylase, protein MAEAITLTLSCPNRTGIVRAVSSYLFEQGCDIGEHRQFDDPVRDRLFMRTQVTPPEGADLHRIDVGFAEVAAEFQMTYEFSAARGARILVMVSKLGHCLNDLIYRWRAGSLGGELVAVVSNHEDLRPMAEQAGLPFLHVPVTPETKEAAEARLLRLVDDHEAELVVLARYMQILSDATSKALHGRAINIHHSFLPGFKGAKPYHQAYDRGVKLVGATAHYVTSDLDEGPIIEQEVIRIDHTYDPRALQTVGRDAEALALSRAVRWHCERRVLLNGHSTVVFP, encoded by the coding sequence GTGGCCGAAGCCATCACCCTGACCCTGAGCTGCCCGAACCGCACCGGCATCGTCCGCGCGGTGAGCAGCTACCTGTTCGAGCAGGGCTGCGACATCGGCGAACACCGCCAGTTCGACGATCCCGTGCGCGACCGGCTCTTCATGCGCACCCAGGTCACCCCGCCCGAGGGCGCCGATCTGCACCGGATCGACGTGGGGTTCGCCGAGGTGGCCGCCGAGTTCCAGATGACCTACGAATTCAGCGCCGCCCGTGGGGCGCGGATCCTGGTCATGGTCTCCAAGCTCGGGCACTGCCTCAACGACCTCATCTACCGCTGGCGCGCGGGCAGTCTCGGCGGCGAACTCGTGGCCGTGGTGTCCAACCACGAGGACCTGCGCCCGATGGCCGAGCAGGCGGGCCTCCCGTTCCTCCACGTGCCGGTCACCCCGGAAACGAAGGAGGCCGCCGAGGCCCGCCTGCTGCGGCTCGTCGATGACCACGAAGCCGAACTGGTCGTGCTGGCGCGGTACATGCAGATTCTCTCCGACGCCACCAGCAAGGCGCTGCACGGGCGCGCGATCAACATCCACCACTCGTTCCTGCCCGGCTTCAAAGGCGCCAAGCCCTACCACCAGGCCTACGACCGGGGCGTCAAGCTCGTCGGCGCCACCGCCCACTACGTCACCTCCGACCTGGACGAAGGCCCGATCATCGAGCAGGAGGTCATCCGCATCGACCACACCTACGACCCGCGTGCGCTGCAGACCGTCGGCCGCGACGCCGAAGCGCTGGCGCTTTCACGCGCGGTGCGCTGGCACTGCGAACGACGGGTCCTGCTCAACGGTCACAGCACGGTCGTGTTCCCCTGA
- a CDS encoding GntR family transcriptional regulator: MTIAEQPPASLADLAYVALQDRLIMLDIPPMAPIDDLAVAESLGMGRTPVREALKRLEVDRLVISYPRRGTFATGVDITDLAYISEIRVHLEPLAARRAAETSSEPSRSNLATLADAIEELDVRSMARHDLMHWDLRVHRAIYRAAGNPHLEDTLVRYHNLATRIFCLFLDRITHFDSHIKEHVGLLRSISTGGADEADQLARTHVTNFETAIRALI; the protein is encoded by the coding sequence GTGACCATCGCCGAGCAGCCTCCCGCCTCACTGGCCGACCTGGCCTACGTCGCACTGCAGGACCGGCTGATCATGCTCGACATCCCGCCCATGGCCCCGATCGACGACCTGGCGGTGGCCGAATCCCTCGGCATGGGCCGCACCCCGGTGCGCGAAGCCCTGAAACGACTCGAAGTCGACCGGCTGGTGATCTCGTACCCGCGGCGAGGCACCTTCGCCACGGGGGTGGACATCACCGACCTCGCCTACATCTCCGAGATCCGCGTCCACTTGGAACCATTGGCAGCCCGGCGCGCCGCCGAAACCTCCAGCGAGCCGAGCCGCTCCAACTTGGCGACCTTGGCCGACGCGATCGAGGAACTGGACGTGCGCTCCATGGCCCGCCACGACCTGATGCACTGGGACCTGCGAGTGCACCGCGCCATCTACCGCGCCGCGGGCAACCCGCACCTCGAAGACACGCTGGTGCGCTACCACAACCTGGCCACCCGGATCTTCTGCCTCTTCCTCGACCGCATCACCCACTTCGACAGTCACATCAAGGAACACGTCGGCCTCCTACGCTCCATCTCCACCGGCGGCGCGGACGAAGCCGACCAGCTGGCACGCACCCACGTAACCAACTTCGAAACCGCCATCCGAGCCCTGATCTGA
- a CDS encoding GcvT family protein yields the protein MSTTPRVVIIGAGIVGANLADELTGRGWSRVTVLDQGPLPLTGGSTSHAPGLVFQTNPSKTMTAFAAYTVEKLLGLDGDWCFNQVGGLEVATTPERLADLHRKQGWARSWGVPAEVVDPARCVELHPLLDRERVLGGLHTPTDGLAKASRAVVALARRAESRGALFRGSTQVTEVLQQGGRVTGVRTGTGKEIPADIVVSCAGFWGRAIGDLVGMKVPLLPLAHQYARTGQLAELAGRNDELIEARLPILRHQDHDLYYREHNDCLGIGTYAHRPMPARLADLPEVDQATEQAMPSMLPFTEADFALSWEHSKELLPALREAKVETGFNGVFSFTPDNGPLIGESPDVAGFWVAEAVWVTHSSGVAKAVAQLLVDGRSEVGLHGCDVNRFDEAQTTDSYVDETAQRNFVEIYDVLHPLQPRLSPRELKVSPFYAQQQELGAYFLEAHTWERPHWYESNARLLEELPPEWQPPRRDAWSAMFHSPIAAVEAWKTRTGVAMYDMTPLKRIEVAGPGATEFLQRLTTGKMDKSVGSVTYTLMLDAAGGIRSDLTVARLATDRYQVGANGNLDLAYFRREAPDDVQIRDITGGTCCVGVWGPLARDLVQPLSDEDFSHEALKYFRLQHASIAGIPVVAMRLSYVGELGWELYTSAEHGRRLWSALWEAGQPLGVIAAGRAAFNSLRLEKGYRAWGTDMTTEHTPEEAGLAFAIHKNKTNYVGHQALADAEPPTRRLTCLTIDDGQSMVLGHEPVFLNGKAVGYVTSAAYGHTIQKPIAYAWLPPSATTGTPVTIHYFDRRIQATVTPEPLYDPTMTKIRQ from the coding sequence ATGAGCACCACGCCCCGCGTCGTCATCATCGGAGCCGGGATCGTCGGCGCCAACCTGGCCGACGAACTGACCGGGCGCGGCTGGTCCCGGGTCACCGTGCTCGACCAGGGACCGCTGCCGCTGACCGGTGGCTCCACCTCGCACGCGCCCGGCCTGGTCTTCCAGACGAACCCGTCGAAGACGATGACCGCGTTCGCCGCCTACACCGTGGAGAAGCTGCTGGGGCTCGACGGTGACTGGTGCTTCAACCAGGTCGGCGGCTTGGAGGTGGCGACCACCCCGGAACGGCTGGCCGATCTGCACCGCAAGCAGGGCTGGGCCCGGTCGTGGGGAGTGCCCGCCGAAGTGGTCGACCCCGCTCGGTGCGTGGAGCTGCATCCCCTGCTGGATAGGGAAAGGGTGCTCGGCGGGCTGCACACACCCACCGACGGCCTGGCCAAGGCGTCGCGTGCGGTGGTCGCGCTGGCCCGGCGTGCCGAGTCGCGTGGTGCGTTGTTCCGCGGCTCGACCCAGGTCACCGAGGTGCTCCAGCAGGGTGGCCGGGTGACGGGCGTGCGCACCGGCACGGGGAAGGAGATCCCGGCCGACATCGTGGTGTCGTGCGCCGGGTTTTGGGGTCGTGCCATCGGTGACCTGGTCGGGATGAAGGTGCCGTTGCTGCCGCTGGCGCACCAGTACGCCCGCACCGGGCAGCTCGCCGAACTCGCGGGCCGCAACGACGAGCTGATCGAAGCGCGGTTGCCGATCCTGCGGCACCAGGACCACGACCTGTACTACCGCGAGCACAACGACTGCCTCGGCATCGGCACCTACGCCCACCGCCCGATGCCGGCGCGGCTGGCCGATCTGCCCGAGGTCGACCAGGCGACCGAGCAGGCGATGCCGTCGATGCTGCCGTTCACCGAGGCGGACTTCGCGCTTTCGTGGGAGCACAGCAAGGAGCTGCTGCCCGCACTGCGCGAAGCGAAGGTCGAGACCGGGTTCAACGGCGTTTTCTCGTTCACGCCGGACAACGGGCCGCTGATCGGGGAGTCGCCGGACGTGGCGGGCTTCTGGGTGGCGGAGGCGGTGTGGGTCACGCATTCGTCCGGCGTGGCGAAAGCGGTCGCGCAACTGCTGGTGGACGGGCGAAGCGAGGTCGGACTGCACGGATGTGACGTCAACCGGTTCGACGAGGCGCAGACGACCGATTCCTATGTGGACGAAACGGCGCAACGCAACTTCGTGGAGATCTACGATGTGCTGCACCCGTTGCAGCCCCGGCTTTCGCCGCGGGAGCTGAAGGTGAGTCCGTTCTACGCGCAGCAGCAGGAGTTGGGCGCGTACTTCCTGGAGGCGCACACCTGGGAACGGCCGCACTGGTACGAGTCGAACGCCCGGCTGCTCGAAGAACTACCGCCGGAGTGGCAGCCCCCGCGGCGGGACGCGTGGTCGGCGATGTTCCACTCGCCGATCGCCGCGGTGGAAGCGTGGAAGACACGCACCGGCGTCGCGATGTACGACATGACCCCGTTGAAGCGGATCGAGGTCGCCGGACCGGGCGCCACCGAATTCCTGCAACGCCTCACCACGGGCAAGATGGACAAGTCGGTCGGTTCGGTGACGTACACCCTGATGCTCGACGCGGCGGGCGGCATCCGCTCGGACCTGACCGTGGCCCGGCTTGCGACGGACAGGTATCAGGTAGGCGCCAACGGAAACCTGGACCTGGCCTACTTCCGACGCGAGGCGCCAGACGACGTGCAGATCCGCGACATCACCGGCGGCACCTGTTGCGTAGGCGTCTGGGGCCCACTCGCTCGAGACCTGGTGCAGCCGCTGAGCGATGAGGACTTCTCCCATGAGGCACTCAAGTACTTCCGCCTACAGCACGCTTCCATCGCGGGCATCCCCGTCGTCGCCATGCGACTGTCCTATGTAGGCGAACTGGGCTGGGAACTCTACACCAGCGCCGAACACGGCCGACGACTTTGGTCCGCGCTGTGGGAAGCAGGGCAGCCGCTGGGCGTGATCGCCGCGGGCCGCGCCGCGTTCAACAGCCTGCGCCTGGAGAAGGGCTACCGCGCCTGGGGTACCGACATGACCACCGAGCACACCCCTGAAGAAGCAGGCCTGGCTTTCGCCATCCACAAGAACAAAACAAACTACGTCGGCCACCAGGCCCTCGCCGATGCCGAACCCCCCACCCGACGCCTGACCTGCCTCACCATCGACGACGGCCAAAGCATGGTGCTAGGCCACGAACCAGTCTTCCTGAACGGGAAGGCCGTAGGCTACGTAACCTCCGCAGCCTACGGCCACACCATCCAAAAGCCGATCGCCTACGCCTGGCTCCCCCCATCCGCAACGACCGGCACCCCAGTCACCATCCACTACTTCGACCGACGCATACAAGCCACCGTCACCCCCGAACCCCTCTACGACCCCACCATGACCAAAATCCGCCAATGA
- a CDS encoding sarcosine oxidase subunit gamma translates to MADTLYRTHPLENRRAALAGLSGGLTVLAEDPVAAVNLRIDPDGPGAAALGRTLGTALPVEPNTWTHTCEGQLIWLGPDEWLVTSSTAQPLEFEQELGWVVSAFDGAAIDVSAQRTSIRLRGPLARELLSLGCSLDLRPSAFPAGACAQTQVGHTGVLLLALGAEDFRLFVRQSFAAYLADWVLDAAEEFRDQRGEPT, encoded by the coding sequence ATGGCTGACACCCTGTACCGCACGCACCCGCTGGAGAACCGGCGGGCGGCGCTGGCCGGGCTGTCCGGCGGGCTGACCGTGCTCGCCGAGGACCCGGTCGCCGCGGTGAACCTGCGGATCGACCCGGACGGCCCGGGCGCCGCGGCGCTCGGGCGCACGCTCGGCACAGCATTGCCGGTCGAACCGAACACCTGGACCCACACCTGCGAGGGCCAGCTCATCTGGCTCGGCCCCGACGAGTGGCTGGTCACCAGTTCGACCGCCCAGCCGCTGGAGTTCGAACAAGAACTGGGGTGGGTGGTCTCGGCGTTCGACGGCGCCGCCATCGACGTTTCCGCGCAGCGCACGAGCATCCGGTTGCGTGGGCCACTGGCCCGTGAACTGCTTTCGCTGGGCTGCTCGCTGGATCTGAGGCCGTCGGCGTTCCCGGCGGGTGCCTGCGCGCAGACCCAGGTCGGCCACACCGGGGTGCTGCTGCTCGCGCTCGGTGCCGAGGACTTCCGCCTGTTCGTCCGCCAGTCCTTCGCGGCCTACCTCGCCGACTGGGTGCTCGACGCCGCCGAGGAATTCCGCGACCAGCGAGGAGAACCGACATGA
- a CDS encoding 2Fe-2S iron-sulfur cluster-binding protein produces the protein MSRVHGYGRVDRGRTLSFTFDGREYTGHPGDTLASALLANGVHLVGASVKLGRPHGISAAWTEDATALVQVERPFPEPMLQATTVELVDGLVARGVNGQGRLADTPDPARYDRKHTHTDTLVIGAGPAGLLAALSAARAGEDVVLLDDRPTAGGSLTGTEVIDGRPALEFVDDVVAELARLGVRHLQRTTAFGQYDDGFVLALERRTDHLGFDAPAQRSRQRVHRIRALKVVVATGAQERPIVFEDNDRPGIMLAASARDYLHRYGVLAGREIVVFTADDAAYAAAVDLAGAGARVTVLDVRENPPLDWKSRANDVGVTVQPSTMVTGTEGEERVRAVLARTTDGGVRLPADLLLVSGGWNPVVHLFSHVRGALAYDPSLGSFRPSGSLPGVTVIGAANGTLDLAGVLREGGGPDTPAAGPEPARTPAAVVWRTDGDPERQFVDLQRDATVADLGRAVGAGLRSVEHVKRYTTIGTAHDQGKTSGVLASGITAELLDVGIEDLGTTTFRPPYTPVAFAALAGRGRGELFDPVRTTPLHDWHAEAGAVFEDVGQWKRPRYYPRPGEDMDAAVLRECAATRSSVGMLDGSTLGKIDVQGPDAGVLLDRLYTNMMSTLKVGRVRYGVLCGNDGMVLDDGTVLRIDEDRYLLTTTTGGAATVLDWMEEWLQTEWPELRVHLTSVTEQWSVFPVVGPRSREVIGEVFAELDVSNDAFPFMSWRDTTLDGVPVRIARISFSGELAYEVNVNSWYALALWERLLAAGRRFGITPYGTETMHVLRAEKGYPIIGQDTDGTVTPQDLGMNWVVSKKKEDFVGKRSFARPENNNPQRKQFVSLLPTDGRTKLPEGSQIVELYEDGKLPEPPVPMLGHVTSSYHSAELARPFALALVKNGRARIGELVHVPVAGVLVPAVIGETVLVDPEGARRDG, from the coding sequence GTGAGCCGGGTCCACGGATACGGCCGCGTCGACCGCGGCCGCACGCTCTCCTTCACCTTCGACGGCCGCGAGTACACCGGCCACCCGGGCGACACACTGGCGTCGGCGTTGCTGGCCAACGGGGTGCACCTGGTCGGCGCCAGCGTCAAACTCGGGCGCCCGCACGGCATCAGTGCGGCGTGGACCGAGGACGCGACCGCGCTGGTGCAGGTCGAACGGCCGTTCCCCGAGCCGATGCTGCAAGCCACCACGGTCGAGCTGGTCGACGGCCTGGTCGCGCGCGGCGTCAACGGGCAGGGACGGTTGGCCGACACCCCCGATCCGGCCCGGTACGACCGCAAGCACACGCACACCGACACCCTGGTCATCGGCGCGGGCCCGGCCGGGCTGCTCGCCGCGCTCTCGGCGGCCCGTGCCGGTGAGGACGTGGTCCTGCTCGACGACCGGCCCACCGCGGGCGGGAGCCTGACCGGCACCGAGGTGATCGACGGCCGTCCCGCGCTCGAATTCGTCGATGACGTCGTGGCGGAGCTGGCGCGGCTGGGCGTCCGGCACCTGCAGCGCACCACCGCTTTCGGTCAGTACGACGACGGCTTCGTGCTCGCGCTCGAACGGCGAACCGACCACCTCGGGTTTGACGCGCCCGCGCAGCGCAGCCGTCAGCGAGTACACCGCATCCGGGCGCTGAAGGTCGTGGTCGCCACCGGGGCGCAGGAACGGCCGATCGTGTTCGAGGACAACGACCGGCCCGGGATCATGCTGGCCGCGTCGGCACGCGACTACCTGCACCGCTACGGCGTGCTCGCCGGACGCGAGATCGTGGTGTTCACCGCTGATGATGCCGCTTACGCCGCGGCGGTCGACCTCGCGGGCGCCGGCGCGAGGGTGACCGTGCTCGACGTCCGCGAGAACCCACCGCTCGACTGGAAAAGCCGGGCGAACGACGTTGGCGTCACCGTACAACCGTCCACAATGGTCACCGGGACGGAGGGCGAGGAGCGGGTGCGAGCCGTGCTCGCCCGCACCACCGATGGCGGCGTGCGATTGCCCGCGGACCTGCTGCTGGTCTCGGGCGGTTGGAACCCGGTCGTGCACCTGTTCAGCCACGTTCGCGGTGCGCTGGCCTACGACCCTTCCCTCGGTTCGTTCCGCCCGTCCGGCTCGCTGCCGGGGGTCACCGTGATCGGTGCGGCCAACGGGACCCTCGACCTGGCCGGGGTGCTGCGCGAAGGCGGCGGTCCGGACACACCGGCGGCTGGTCCCGAACCGGCCCGCACCCCGGCGGCGGTGGTGTGGCGCACGGACGGCGACCCGGAACGTCAGTTCGTCGACCTCCAGCGCGACGCCACGGTGGCCGACCTCGGCCGCGCGGTGGGCGCCGGTTTGCGCTCGGTCGAGCACGTCAAGCGGTACACCACCATCGGTACCGCGCACGACCAGGGCAAGACCTCCGGGGTCCTCGCTTCGGGCATCACCGCGGAACTGCTGGACGTGGGCATCGAGGACCTCGGCACCACCACGTTCCGGCCGCCGTACACGCCGGTCGCCTTCGCGGCGCTGGCCGGGCGGGGGAGGGGCGAGCTGTTCGATCCCGTGCGCACCACGCCGCTGCACGACTGGCACGCCGAAGCGGGCGCGGTGTTCGAGGACGTCGGGCAGTGGAAGCGCCCCCGGTACTACCCGCGGCCCGGCGAGGACATGGATGCCGCGGTCCTGCGGGAGTGCGCGGCGACCCGGTCGAGCGTCGGCATGCTCGACGGCTCCACACTGGGCAAGATCGACGTGCAGGGCCCGGACGCCGGCGTGCTGCTCGATCGCCTCTACACCAACATGATGAGCACGCTGAAGGTCGGCCGCGTCCGGTACGGGGTGCTGTGCGGCAACGACGGCATGGTGCTCGACGACGGCACCGTGCTGCGCATCGACGAGGACCGCTACCTGCTCACCACGACCACCGGCGGTGCCGCCACCGTCCTGGACTGGATGGAGGAGTGGCTGCAGACGGAGTGGCCGGAGCTGCGGGTGCACCTGACCTCGGTGACCGAGCAGTGGTCGGTGTTCCCGGTCGTCGGCCCGCGGTCGCGCGAGGTGATCGGGGAGGTCTTCGCCGAGCTGGACGTCTCCAACGACGCGTTCCCCTTCATGTCCTGGCGCGACACCACGCTCGACGGTGTCCCGGTGCGCATCGCCCGCATCTCGTTCTCCGGTGAACTGGCCTACGAAGTCAACGTCAACTCCTGGTATGCGCTCGCGTTGTGGGAACGGCTGCTCGCGGCGGGCCGGCGGTTCGGAATCACGCCGTACGGCACGGAAACCATGCACGTGCTGCGTGCGGAGAAGGGCTATCCGATCATCGGGCAGGACACCGACGGCACGGTCACCCCGCAGGACCTCGGCATGAACTGGGTGGTGTCGAAGAAGAAGGAAGACTTCGTCGGCAAGCGCTCGTTCGCCCGTCCGGAGAACAACAATCCGCAACGCAAGCAGTTCGTTTCGCTGCTGCCCACCGACGGCCGCACGAAGTTGCCGGAAGGTTCGCAGATCGTCGAGCTGTACGAGGACGGCAAATTGCCGGAACCCCCGGTGCCGATGCTCGGGCACGTCACTTCCAGCTACCACAGCGCGGAACTGGCGCGCCCGTTCGCGCTGGCACTGGTGAAGAACGGCCGCGCGCGGATCGGCGAGCTGGTGCACGTGCCGGTGGCCGGCGTGCTGGTGCCCGCCGTGATCGGGGAAACCGTGCTGGTCGACCCGGAAGGAGCCCGCCGCGATGGCTGA
- a CDS encoding sarcosine oxidase subunit delta has translation MQLIHCPWCGPREEVEFHYGGQAGVAYPERPAELSDQDWAEYVFYRDNPKGTFAERWSHSAGCRRWFDAVRDTHTYRFLSTTKPRPKEVRV, from the coding sequence ATGCAACTCATCCACTGCCCCTGGTGCGGCCCCCGCGAGGAGGTCGAGTTCCACTACGGCGGCCAGGCCGGGGTCGCCTACCCCGAGCGCCCGGCCGAACTGTCCGATCAGGACTGGGCCGAGTACGTCTTCTACCGCGACAACCCGAAGGGTACCTTCGCCGAGCGGTGGAGCCACAGTGCCGGCTGCCGCCGCTGGTTCGACGCCGTGCGGGACACGCACACCTACCGGTTCCTCAGCACCACCAAGCCGCGGCCGAAGGAGGTGCGGGTGTGA
- a CDS encoding sarcosine oxidase subunit beta family protein produces the protein MTTNPPGADLPEHPDFLWRNPEPKKTYDVVIVGGGGHGLATAHYLAKNHGITNVAVLEKGWLAGGNMARNTTLIRSNYLWDESAAIYEHSLKLWEGLEDDLGYPILFSQRGVLNLAHTEQDIRDSVRRVEANKLNGIDAEWLEPDEVKRICPIINTSEDIRYPVQGATYQARAGIAKHDYVAWGFARRADEAGIDLIQDCEVLGFTVDGDRVTGVRTSRGDIGCGTVALCAAGHTSVLLDHLGVRAPLQSHPLQALVSELLEPVHPTIVMSNAVHVYVSQAHKGELVMGAGVDAYNGYGQRGAFHIIERQMAAAVELFPVFARAHLLRSWAGIVDVTPDASPIIGHTPYENVFVNAGWGTGGFKATPGIGWCYAHTIAHGEPHPYVAPFSLGRFTTGALVDEHGAAAVAH, from the coding sequence ATGACCACGAACCCGCCGGGCGCGGACCTGCCCGAGCACCCCGACTTCCTCTGGCGCAACCCGGAGCCGAAGAAGACCTACGACGTGGTGATCGTCGGCGGCGGCGGGCACGGCCTGGCCACCGCGCACTACCTGGCGAAGAACCACGGCATCACCAACGTGGCGGTGCTGGAGAAGGGCTGGCTGGCCGGCGGCAACATGGCCCGCAACACCACGCTGATCCGGTCGAACTACCTGTGGGACGAGTCCGCGGCGATCTACGAGCATTCGCTGAAGCTGTGGGAGGGCCTGGAGGACGACCTCGGCTACCCGATCCTGTTCTCCCAGCGCGGGGTGCTCAACCTGGCGCACACCGAGCAGGACATCCGTGACTCCGTCCGCCGCGTCGAGGCCAACAAGCTCAACGGCATCGACGCGGAGTGGCTCGAGCCGGACGAGGTCAAACGGATCTGCCCGATCATCAACACCTCGGAGGACATCCGCTATCCCGTCCAGGGGGCGACCTACCAGGCGCGCGCGGGTATCGCCAAGCACGATTACGTCGCCTGGGGATTCGCACGCCGGGCCGACGAAGCCGGGATCGACCTGATCCAGGACTGCGAGGTCCTCGGGTTCACTGTGGACGGTGACCGGGTGACCGGCGTGCGCACCAGTCGCGGTGACATCGGCTGCGGCACGGTCGCGCTCTGCGCCGCCGGGCACACCTCGGTGCTGCTGGACCACCTCGGCGTCCGGGCCCCGCTGCAGTCGCACCCGTTGCAGGCACTGGTCTCCGAGTTGCTGGAGCCGGTGCACCCGACCATCGTCATGTCCAACGCCGTGCACGTGTACGTCTCCCAGGCGCACAAGGGCGAACTGGTGATGGGCGCGGGCGTGGACGCCTACAACGGTTATGGGCAGCGCGGCGCCTTCCACATCATCGAGCGGCAGATGGCCGCGGCGGTGGAACTGTTCCCCGTGTTCGCCCGCGCGCACCTGCTCCGATCGTGGGCGGGCATCGTCGATGTCACCCCGGACGCGAGCCCGATCATCGGGCACACGCCGTACGAGAACGTCTTCGTCAACGCGGGCTGGGGGACCGGCGGGTTCAAGGCCACGCCGGGCATCGGCTGGTGCTACGCGCACACCATCGCCCACGGCGAGCCGCACCCGTACGTCGCGCCGTTCAGCCTCGGCCGGTTCACCACCGGCGCACTCGTCGACGAGCACGGCGCCGCCGCCGTGGCCCACTGA
- a CDS encoding aromatic ring-hydroxylating oxygenase subunit alpha yields MSSVEVRGRQPESAASLIPTLPGAHYTDPAIFEREQQRIFQRTWFAAARAGDLPEPGGFRTVEVGGESVLIVRGRDRALRAFLNVCRHRGARLCTDGSGSVRRSLQCPYHAWTYGLDGSLIAAPNLNSMADVDRREYGLIGVALREWLGTVWVCLADEPPSFADTVQAVVAARLGDEETIERWGLDELVVGRRITYEVKANWKLIVENFMECYHCATIHPELTEVLPEFADGYAAQYFVGHGAEFGEEVTGFTVDGQGGFGKLAGLDESHDRRYYAITVNPQVFLNLVPDHVIFHRMYPMAVDRTVVECDWLYPRPVIDSGADLSRSVELFHRVNQQDFDACERCQPGMSSKAYAAGGVLVPSEHHIAEFRDWVADAIR; encoded by the coding sequence GTGAGTTCCGTCGAAGTCCGGGGCAGGCAGCCGGAATCCGCCGCCAGCCTCATCCCGACCCTGCCCGGTGCCCACTACACCGACCCCGCGATCTTCGAACGCGAGCAGCAGCGGATCTTCCAGCGCACCTGGTTCGCCGCCGCCCGCGCCGGCGACCTGCCCGAGCCCGGCGGCTTCCGCACGGTCGAGGTCGGCGGGGAGAGCGTGCTGATCGTCCGCGGCCGGGACCGTGCCCTGCGTGCCTTCCTCAACGTCTGCCGCCACCGCGGTGCGCGGTTGTGCACGGACGGCTCCGGCTCGGTACGGCGGTCGCTCCAGTGCCCGTACCACGCCTGGACCTACGGCCTCGACGGCTCGCTCATCGCGGCCCCGAACCTGAACTCGATGGCCGACGTCGACCGCCGCGAGTACGGCCTCATCGGCGTCGCCCTGCGGGAATGGCTCGGCACGGTCTGGGTGTGCTTGGCCGACGAGCCGCCGTCCTTCGCCGACACCGTGCAAGCCGTGGTCGCCGCCCGGCTCGGGGACGAGGAGACGATCGAGCGGTGGGGCCTCGACGAGCTGGTCGTCGGCCGCCGGATCACCTACGAGGTCAAGGCGAACTGGAAGCTGATCGTCGAGAACTTCATGGAGTGCTACCACTGCGCGACCATCCACCCGGAGCTGACCGAGGTGCTGCCGGAGTTCGCCGACGGGTACGCCGCCCAGTACTTCGTCGGCCACGGCGCCGAGTTCGGCGAGGAGGTCACCGGGTTCACCGTCGACGGGCAGGGCGGGTTCGGCAAGCTCGCCGGACTCGACGAAAGCCACGACCGGCGCTACTACGCGATCACCGTCAACCCGCAGGTCTTCCTCAATCTGGTGCCCGACCACGTCATCTTCCACCGCATGTACCCGATGGCGGTGGACCGGACGGTGGTCGAGTGCGACTGGCTCTACCCGCGGCCGGTCATCGACAGCGGCGCGGACCTGAGCCGGTCGGTGGAGCTGTTCCACCGGGTGAACCAGCAGGACTTCGACGCCTGCGAGCGCTGCCAGCCCGGGATGTCGTCGAAGGCCTACGCCGCCGGTGGGGTGCTGGTGCCCAGCGAGCACCACATCGCCGAGTTCCGGGACTGGGTCGCGGACGCCATCCGCTGA